The following coding sequences lie in one Gouania willdenowi chromosome 5, fGouWil2.1, whole genome shotgun sequence genomic window:
- the LOC114463766 gene encoding ranBP-type and C3HC4-type zinc finger-containing protein 1-like, which produces MASESTQTQRIDLNEAEELACSLGEALSSGDCEGAVELCRKLSILHAPVCVSIKNEVYPQDPIRLKVGVEDAESDCYVPTTVVVSAAMTIAQLKEKICHDFGFHPLLQRWVIGKRLAQDQKSLHSYGIRKSGDQAFLFILSAHAAHLTRHQHKLDQEQQRIESIVESMQHVHLLPRGAEGGGVSASVAGKTPPPPLLHHPPKPVVAPKPQLGWSCLACTFVNKPTRPGCEMCGDERPEDYQVPNIYQPDQAEALRLEQEQLALLQYEQAQREERELNYLYLLETEELNIIHNNIEAECPICFASLLPNEGIVLRECLHTFCRDCLIGTIQNSRDAEVSCPENCESKLLDREIKELLSDVDHQRFLEMRLSIAESRSEHSFHCQTPNCRGWCINEDEVNEFHCDICDATNCILCRAIHPNMNCKNYQDDLRIRAENDQAAQQTKQMLERMLQNGEAMNCPRCDVVVQKKDGCDWICCLMCRTEICWVTKQARWGPKGNGDISGGCRCRVNNMPCHPNCQNCH; this is translated from the exons ATGGCTTCTGAaagcacacagacacagaggaTCGACCTCAACGAGG CTGAGGAACTTGCCTGTTCTCTGGGTGAAGCCCTGAGCAGTGGAGACTGTGAAGGAGCTGTGGAACTTTGCAGGAAGCTGTCCATACTCCATGCACCAGTGTGTGTCAGCATTAAGAATGAGGTCTACCCTCAGGACCCCATAAG ATTGAAAGTGGGAGTGGAAGATGCTGAGTCCGATTGCTACGTCCCAACAACAGTTGTGGTTTCCGCTGCCATGACAATTGCACAGCTGAAGGAAAAG ATCTGTCACGACTTTGGGTTCCACCCGCTGCTGCAGCGCTGGGTGATCGGTAAGCGTTTGGCTCAGGACCAAAAGTCGCTGCACAGCTACGGCATCCGTAAAAGCGGGGATCAGGCTTTCCTTTTCATCCTTTCTGCCCACGCTGCTCATCTCACACGTCATCAACACAAGCTGGACCAGGAACAGCAACGCATTGAGA GCATTGTGGAGTCGATGCAGCACGTGCACCTTTTACCTCGAGGGGCGGAAGGAGGCGGAGTTTCTGCTTCAGTAGCTGgaaaaactcctcctcctcctcttcttcatcatcctcctaaACCTGTCGTTGCACCAAAACCTCAG CTGGGCTGGTCCTGCTTGGCCTGTACATTTGTGAACAAACCAACTCGTCCCGGCTGTGAGATGTGTGGAGATGAACGACCAGAAGATTACCAAGTGCCCAACATCTACCAACCCGACCAGGCAGAAGCTCTACGGCTGGAACAAGAGCAATTGGCCCTCCTACAGTATGAACAG GCTCAACGGGAGGAACGAGAGTTGAACTACTTGTACCTGCTGGAAACGGAAGAACTTAACATTATTCACAACAACATAGAGGCAGAATGTCCAATTTGCTTTGCTTCACTGCTGCCAAATGAGGGTATCGTGCTCAGAGAGTGTCTGCACACCTTCTGCAG GGACTGTTTAATCGGGACGATACAAAACAGTCGTGATGCTGAGGTGTCGTGTCCAGAAAACTGTGAGAGCAAACTGTTGGACCGAGAGATCAAAGAG CTGCTTTCAGACGTTGATCACCAGCGGTTCTTGGAGATGCGTCTGAGCATCGCAGAAAGCCGCTCCGAGCACAGCTTCCACTGTCAGACCCCCAACTGTAGGGGGTGGTGCATCAACGAGGATGAAGTCAATGAGTTCCACTGTGACATCTGTGACGCAACAAACTGCATTCTCTGCAGG GCCATTCATCCCAACATGAACTGTAAGAACTACCAGGATGACCTGCGTATCCGAGCAGAGAATGACCAAGCAGCTCAGCAGACAAAGCAGATGTTGGAG AGGATGCTGCAGAATGGAGAGGCCATGAATTGTCCCCGATGTGACGTTGTTGTTCAGAAGAAGGACGGCTGTGATTGGATCTGCTGTTTGATGTGTAGGACCGAGATCTGTTGGGTCACTAAACAGGCTCGATGGGGGCCAaag GGTAACGGTGACATATCCGGTGGCTGTAGGTGTCGGGTGAACAATATGCCTTGTCATCCAAACTGCCAAAACTGCCACTGA